The Candidatus Omnitrophota bacterium nucleotide sequence CATGGTAGAGGCCGGTGAAGGTCCCGGTCTTCTCGATCGACAGCACGTCTTTCGGCTCCTCCACCACGCAGATCACCGACGGATCGCGAGCCGCATCCTGGCAGATGGCGCACCGCGGCGTTTCCGAGAGGTTGAAGCAGACCGCGCAAAACTGGAGCTGCTCCTTCACGGCGACCACGGCCCCTGCCAGCTGCCGCGCCTCCTCTCGTGACGCGCGCAGCAGATAAAACGCGATGCGCTCGGCCGAGCGCGGACCAATGCCAGGCAATTTCTCGAGCGCTTCCAGCAGCCGAAGCAGGGGCTTGGCGTATGACGACATCAACTGACTGAGGGGCGATCCAGCACGGTCGCGTTAAACAGCTTCACGATATCTTGCACCAGCGGAGAGCCGGGAGCGCTTCCGGCCGATGCCGCCGGCGCATCCGCCGGCGCTGGGCTGGGAAGATCCGACAGCGTCGTGTACTCGACACGCACCGCGGTCTTCAATAACTCGCTCAGCAGCGCGGCAATGAGCCGGCGCGTCTCGGGTTCGCTCACCACTTCCTGGTGGAGCGCAAACCCTGGCAGCCCGACGGTCAGCGTGCCGGCCTCCAGTGCGAGCGGCTTAGCATGGGCCAGATACGCGGCCAGTGATATTTTCTTCGCGCCCAGCCGCTCAAGAAACGCCGGCCAAATCGTCGCCACAGCGGGGACAGCCCCCATGCTCTCGGCAGGTTGATGGGTCGTTCCTGGCGTGGGAGCCTTTCTCGTTTTCTCCGTCGGTCCCGTCTCTTCCGTCGAGTCTGCCTGCCCCGCACCCATATGGTGCGGGGTCTGCGCGCTGAGCTGCTCCAATCGCTGCGTGATCTGCTCCAGCGACTGCCACTGCTCTCTCGTCGACAACTTAATGATCACCAGCTCAAGGATCATCGGCGCCATGGGGCTGCGCCGCACGAGTTCATACGCGCCCATCAGCACCTGGAGTGCGAGCAACAGCTCCTGCGGGCCAAGCCGGGCGGCTTGCCGCTCAAGAGCGCTCAGCCGTTCGGCCGGCTCATCAATCAGCCGGCTGCGCAGCTCCTCTTTGGAGGCAGCGCCGTCGGTGACGCGCAGCATCAGCAGATTTCGCAGATGCCGCACCAGCGCCATCAGCAACTGCGCCGCGTCTTTCCCCTGATCCAGCTGCTTCGCCAGCAGCGAGAGCGCTCCTGGCGCGTTGCGATCGATGATCGCGCGGACCCACTCGATCAGCGCGTCGGCTTCGATGGCGCCGAGCAAGGCGATCACATCCGATTCCTCAATCGCGCCTTTGACGAAGCTGGCGGCCTGATCCAAGAGCACTTCCCCGTCGCGCACGCTGCCATCGGCCGCACGTGCGATCGCATACACCGCCGGCTCCGCGACATGGATCTTCTCGGCCTTCACTACCTGCGAGAGTTGCTTCACCAGGGTGGGCACATCCACGCGGCGAAAATCAAACCGCTGGCATCGTGAAAGAATCGTCGCCGGCACTTTGTTGGGCGCAGTCGTGGCAAAGATGAATTTCACATGGGCGGGCGGCTCTTCCAGCGTTTTGAGCAGCGCGTTGAACGCTTCCGTCGTCAGCATGTGGACTTCATCGATGATGTAGAGGCGAAACTCGCCGGTCGCGGCGGCATAGCCGACCGACTCGCGCAACGTGCGGATTTCTTCGATACCGCGATTTGACGCCCCGTCGATTTCGATCACATCCAGGCTGCTGCCACTGATGATCTGCGTGCAGGAGGCGCACGCATCGCATGGCGTTGCCGTCGGCCCCTTTTCGCAGTTCAAGGCCTTCGCCAGGATGCGCGCGGCCGAGGTCTTGCCCACTCCGCGCGGGCCGGCGAAGAGATACGCTTGCGCTACGCGCTTGGCTTTCAGGGCCTGTGTGAGCGTCGTGGTCACATGCGGCTGGCCAATCAGCTCTTCAAACGTCTGCGGCCGGTATTTACGGGCAAACGGGAGGTACGCCATCGTTTCCATTCGATATCAGATATCAAACGCCCGTTTGATATCTGATATCGCTCTTGCGCAGGTGCAGTTAAAACGGAGAGGCCGGGATTTGAACCCGGGACACGAGATTTCTCCCGTGTAACGGTTTAGCAAACCGCCGCTTTCGACCGCTCAGCCACCTCTCCAAATTTTCAATCCGTATGCGCGCTGGCGGCGAAGCGGCGCAGCAGCGCGAAACAGTCGCCGGAGAGCACATCGCCGGTCACGGTCATGCGCCGGTTGAGCCGCTCGTTTTTGGCCAAATCAATCACCGAACCGCACGCCCCGCTGCGCGGATTGGCCGCGCCATAGATCAACCGCGCCGCCTTGGACAGCAATAAGGCCCCCACGCACATCGCGCAGGGCTCCTCGGTGACATAAACCACCGCGTCGGTGAGCTGATCCGAGCCCAACTCGTTCGCCGCTTGCGTGATCGCAATGATGGCGGCGTGCGCCGTCGGGTCGCGCAAGAGTTTAACTTGA carries:
- a CDS encoding nucleoside deaminase, whose protein sequence is MAATHERYMREALKEAEEALESHDRPVGAVIAHQGRVIGRAHHQVKLLRDPTAHAAIIAITQAANELGSDQLTDAVVYVTEEPCAMCVGALLLSKAARLIYGAANPRSGACGSVIDLAKNERLNRRMTVTGDVLSGDCFALLRRFAASAHTD
- the dnaX gene encoding DNA polymerase III subunit gamma/tau, with protein sequence MAYLPFARKYRPQTFEELIGQPHVTTTLTQALKAKRVAQAYLFAGPRGVGKTSAARILAKALNCEKGPTATPCDACASCTQIISGSSLDVIEIDGASNRGIEEIRTLRESVGYAAATGEFRLYIIDEVHMLTTEAFNALLKTLEEPPAHVKFIFATTAPNKVPATILSRCQRFDFRRVDVPTLVKQLSQVVKAEKIHVAEPAVYAIARAADGSVRDGEVLLDQAASFVKGAIEESDVIALLGAIEADALIEWVRAIIDRNAPGALSLLAKQLDQGKDAAQLLMALVRHLRNLLMLRVTDGAASKEELRSRLIDEPAERLSALERQAARLGPQELLLALQVLMGAYELVRRSPMAPMILELVIIKLSTREQWQSLEQITQRLEQLSAQTPHHMGAGQADSTEETGPTEKTRKAPTPGTTHQPAESMGAVPAVATIWPAFLERLGAKKISLAAYLAHAKPLALEAGTLTVGLPGFALHQEVVSEPETRRLIAALLSELLKTAVRVEYTTLSDLPSPAPADAPAASAGSAPGSPLVQDIVKLFNATVLDRPSVS
- the recR gene encoding recombination protein RecR — translated: MSSYAKPLLRLLEALEKLPGIGPRSAERIAFYLLRASREEARQLAGAVVAVKEQLQFCAVCFNLSETPRCAICQDAARDPSVICVVEEPKDVLSIEKTGTFTGLYHVLLGAIAPLDGIGPELLKIDELMRRLSDGIVQEVIIATDADKDGETTAAYLSKLMRPAGLKLTRIASGIPVGSHLEYADAATLARALEGRRELL